One Streptomyces sp. NBC_00102 DNA segment encodes these proteins:
- a CDS encoding ABC transporter permease, which yields MLRFLLRRSLGACLILVLISAFTFFMFFAIPQDPAMLACGKNCTPDALAIIHTNLGLDKPTIVQYWIFLSGIFTGRDFSVGHCSAPCFGVSFNNGQMVWDTIVDRFPLTLSLTIGGLIVFLIVGLGTGLIAARYRGTWLDKVVSSFSLVLSSFQIYFLGPIVLGLFVYSTGWLDKPKYNDFSDGVGPWFMGLLIPWVVMSVIFTANYTRMARSTMIEQLQEEHVRAAKAKGMSGRYVFMRYAWRGSLIPIVTILGMDIAALLGGGMVTEITFGLPGIGRLAIDSVTNKDLPMTMGVMLVSAAFIIVLNLVVDAMYAVIDPRVRLS from the coding sequence ATGCTTCGTTTCCTCTTGCGCCGGTCGCTCGGCGCGTGCCTGATCCTGGTCCTGATCAGCGCCTTCACCTTCTTCATGTTCTTCGCCATCCCGCAGGACCCGGCGATGCTGGCCTGTGGCAAGAACTGCACCCCGGACGCGCTGGCGATCATCCACACCAACCTCGGTCTCGACAAGCCGACGATCGTCCAGTACTGGATCTTCCTGTCCGGCATCTTCACGGGCCGTGACTTCTCCGTCGGCCACTGCTCGGCGCCCTGCTTCGGGGTCTCGTTCAACAACGGCCAGATGGTGTGGGACACGATCGTCGACCGTTTCCCGCTGACCCTCTCGCTCACCATCGGCGGGCTCATCGTCTTCCTCATCGTGGGTCTCGGCACCGGCCTCATCGCCGCCCGTTACCGCGGTACCTGGCTGGACAAGGTCGTCAGCTCCTTCTCGCTGGTGCTGAGTTCCTTCCAGATCTACTTCCTCGGCCCGATCGTGCTCGGTCTCTTCGTCTACAGCACCGGCTGGCTGGACAAGCCGAAGTACAACGACTTCAGCGACGGCGTGGGGCCCTGGTTCATGGGCCTGCTGATCCCCTGGGTCGTGATGTCCGTGATCTTCACGGCCAACTACACCCGTATGGCCCGCTCCACGATGATCGAGCAGCTCCAGGAGGAGCACGTCCGGGCGGCCAAGGCCAAGGGCATGAGCGGACGTTACGTCTTCATGCGGTACGCCTGGCGCGGATCGCTCATCCCGATCGTCACCATCCTCGGCATGGACATCGCGGCGCTCCTCGGCGGTGGCATGGTCACCGAGATCACCTTCGGTCTTCCCGGGATCGGCCGGCTGGCCATCGATTCCGTGACCAACAAGGACCTGCCGATGACCATGGGCGTCATGCTCGTCAGCGCGGCCTTCATCATTGTTCTGAACCTCGTCGTGGACGCCATGTACGCCGTGATCGACCCGCGCGTGCGGCTGTCCTAG
- a CDS encoding ABC transporter ATP-binding protein, producing MSENNTTDTAATGTVPKQQGKQDKRDAASPLLEVRDLKKHFPIKGGFPIKRTVGAVKAVDGLSFDVMPGESLGLVGESGCGKSTTGRLLTRLLEPTSGTVTYKGQDISHASRREMMPIRSEIQMIFQDPYASLNPRQTVGSIIGGPMEINGINPPGGREARVRELLEIVGLNPEHYNRFPHEFSGGQRQRIGVARAVALEPKLIIADEPVSALDVSIQAQVINLLQEVQREMGIAFVFIAHDLAIVRHFSQRVAVMYLGKIIEVADRDSLYEAPRHPYTHALLSAVPDADIDADKRERIRLEGDVPSPVNPPSGCRFRTRCWKAQDKCATEEPPLVQLSGDKPGHLTACHFPEDPSVHRAKDIVMDPALAALEG from the coding sequence ATGAGCGAGAACAACACCACTGACACGGCGGCCACCGGCACCGTGCCGAAGCAGCAGGGCAAGCAGGACAAGCGGGATGCGGCCTCCCCGCTGCTGGAGGTCCGCGACCTCAAGAAGCACTTCCCCATCAAGGGCGGCTTCCCGATCAAGCGGACCGTCGGCGCCGTCAAGGCGGTCGACGGCCTGTCCTTCGACGTCATGCCGGGCGAGTCCCTCGGCCTGGTCGGCGAGTCCGGCTGCGGCAAGTCGACCACCGGGCGGCTGCTGACCCGCCTGCTGGAGCCGACCTCGGGCACGGTCACGTACAAGGGCCAGGACATCAGCCACGCCTCGCGGCGCGAGATGATGCCCATCCGGTCCGAGATCCAGATGATCTTCCAGGACCCGTACGCCTCCCTGAACCCGAGGCAGACGGTCGGCAGCATCATCGGCGGCCCGATGGAGATCAACGGCATCAACCCGCCCGGTGGCCGCGAGGCCCGGGTGCGGGAGCTGCTGGAGATCGTCGGCCTGAACCCCGAGCACTACAACCGCTTCCCGCACGAGTTCTCGGGCGGCCAGCGGCAGCGCATCGGCGTGGCCCGCGCGGTCGCGCTGGAGCCGAAGCTGATCATCGCGGACGAGCCGGTCTCGGCCCTGGACGTCTCCATCCAGGCGCAGGTCATCAACCTGCTCCAGGAAGTCCAGCGCGAGATGGGCATCGCGTTCGTCTTCATCGCGCACGACCTCGCGATCGTCCGGCACTTCTCGCAGCGCGTCGCGGTGATGTACCTGGGCAAGATCATCGAGGTGGCCGACCGCGACTCGCTGTACGAGGCGCCCCGGCACCCGTACACGCACGCGCTGCTGTCCGCCGTACCGGACGCGGACATCGACGCCGACAAGCGCGAGCGCATCCGGCTGGAGGGTGACGTCCCGTCGCCCGTCAACCCGCCCTCGGGCTGCCGCTTCCGTACCCGGTGCTGGAAGGCCCAGGACAAGTGCGCCACCGAGGAGCCGCCGCTCGTGCAGCTCTCCGGCGACAAGCCCGGCCACCTCACGGCCTGCCACTTCCCGGAGGACCCGTCGGTCCACCGCGCGAAGGACATCGTGATGGACCCGGCGCTGGCGGCGCTGGAGGGCTAG
- a CDS encoding ABC transporter ATP-binding protein yields MTTLTKTEDAAAPTGSDSFLSVRDLHVKFSTEDGVVNAVNGLSFDLERGKTLGIVGESGSGKSVTNLTVLGLHNPKSTTVEGDIFLDGENLTHASESTLESLRGNKMSMIFQDALTALSPYYTVGRQISEPFRKHTGASKKEARDRAIEMLTKVGIPQPTLRVDDYPHQFSGGMRQRAMIAMSLVCNPDLLIADEPTTALDVTVQAQILDLLKDLQQEFGSAIIMITHDLGVVANMADDLLVMYAGRAVERGSVREVLKSPQHPYTWGLLGSMPRLSSSVDEPLMPIPGSPPSLLNPPSGCAFHPRCAFTGDVGGDACVSSRPGLPDGRGSACHLTAEQKQQVFIEKIQPRLG; encoded by the coding sequence GTGACCACACTCACCAAGACCGAGGACGCGGCGGCCCCCACCGGGTCCGACTCCTTCCTCTCGGTACGCGATCTGCACGTCAAGTTCTCCACCGAGGACGGCGTCGTCAATGCGGTGAACGGGCTCTCCTTCGACCTGGAGCGCGGCAAGACGCTCGGCATCGTCGGCGAATCCGGTTCCGGCAAGTCGGTGACCAACCTGACGGTGCTGGGTCTCCACAACCCGAAGTCGACCACCGTCGAGGGCGACATCTTCCTCGACGGCGAGAACCTGACCCACGCGTCCGAGTCCACGCTCGAATCGCTGCGCGGCAACAAGATGTCGATGATCTTCCAGGACGCGCTCACCGCGCTCTCGCCGTACTACACGGTGGGCCGGCAGATCTCGGAGCCGTTCCGCAAGCACACCGGCGCCAGCAAGAAGGAGGCCCGGGACCGGGCCATCGAGATGCTGACCAAGGTGGGCATCCCGCAGCCCACGCTGCGGGTGGACGACTACCCGCACCAGTTCTCCGGCGGTATGCGCCAGCGCGCCATGATCGCCATGTCGCTGGTCTGCAACCCCGACCTGCTGATCGCCGACGAGCCGACGACCGCCCTGGACGTCACCGTCCAGGCGCAGATCCTCGACCTGCTCAAGGACCTCCAGCAGGAGTTCGGCTCCGCGATCATCATGATCACGCACGACCTGGGCGTCGTCGCCAACATGGCCGACGACCTGCTGGTGATGTACGCCGGCCGGGCCGTAGAGCGCGGTTCGGTGCGTGAGGTGCTCAAGTCGCCCCAGCACCCGTACACCTGGGGTCTGCTCGGCTCGATGCCGCGGCTGAGCTCCAGCGTCGACGAGCCCCTCATGCCGATCCCGGGTTCGCCGCCGTCCCTGCTCAACCCGCCGTCCGGCTGTGCCTTCCACCCCCGGTGCGCGTTCACCGGAGACGTCGGCGGGGACGCGTGCGTCTCCTCGCGTCCCGGTCTGCCGGACGGACGGGGTTCCGCCTGCCACCTGACGGCGGAACAGAAGCAGCAGGTGTTCATCGAGAAGATTCAGCCCCGGCTGGGCTGA